Proteins found in one Capra hircus breed San Clemente chromosome 20, ASM170441v1, whole genome shotgun sequence genomic segment:
- the IRX2 gene encoding iroquois-class homeodomain protein IRX-2 isoform X3, whose amino-acid sequence MTGAISYHPYGSAAYPYQLNDPAYRKNATRDATATLKAWLNEHRKNPYPTKGEKIMLAIITKMTLTQVSTWFANARRRLKKENKMTWAPRNKSEDEDEDEGDAARGKEESADKAHEGTETSAEDEGISLHVDSLTDHSCSAESDGEKLPCRAGDPLCESGSECKKYDDLDDDDDDDDDEDEDGERDLAPPKPVTSSPLTGVEAPPLLSPPPEAAPRGGGGGKTPLGSRTSPGAPPAASKPKLWSLAEIATSDLKQPSLGPGCAPPGLPAAAAPASSGAPPGGSPYPASPLLGRHLYYTSPFYGSYTNYGNLNAALQGQGLLRYNSAAAAPAEALHAAPKAASDAGKAGAHPLPEPHYRPPGGGYEPKKDASEGCTVVGGGIQPYL is encoded by the exons ATGACGGGCGCCATCAgctaccacccttacggcagcgCGGCCTACCCTTACCAGCTCAACGACCCGGCCTACCGCAAGAACGCCACGCGGGACGCCACGGCCACGCTCAAGGCCTGGCTCAACGAGCACCGCAAGAACCCCTACCCCACCAAGGGCGAGAAGATCATGCTGGCCATCATCACCAAGATGACCCTCACGCAGGTCTCCACCTGGTTCGCCAACGCGCGCCGGCGCCTCAAGAAGGAGAACAAGatgacgtgggcccccaggaacaAAAGTGAGGACGAGGACGAGGACGAGGGCGACGCGGCGAGGGGCAAGGAGGAGAGTGCGGACAAGGCGCACGAGGGCACCGAGACGTCGGCGGAGGACGAAG GGATCAGCCTGCACGTGGACTCGCTCACCGACCACTCCTGCTCTGCCGAGTCAGACGGAGAGAAGCTGCCCTGCCGCGCCGGGGACCCCCTGTGCGAGTCGGGCTCGGAGTGCAAGAAGTACGACGACCTGGACGACGACGACGACGACGACGACGACGAGGACGAGGACGGCGAGCGGGACCTGGCGCCGCCCAAGCCCGTGACCTCGTCGCCGCTCACCGGCGTGGAGGCGCCGCCGCTGCTGAGCCCCCCGCCCGAGGCAGCGCcacgcgggggcgggggcggcaagACGCCGCTGGGCAGCCGGACGTCGCCAGGCGCGCCGCCGGCCGCCAGCAAGCCCAAGCTGTGGTCTCTGGCCGAGATCGCCACGTCGGACCTCAAGCAGCCGAGCCTGGGCCCGGGCTGCGCGCCGCCCGGGCTGCCGGCGGCCGCCGCGCCCGCCTCGAGCGGGGCGCCGCCGGGCGGCTCGCCCTACCCCGCGTCGCCGCTGCTCGGCCGCCACCTCTACTACACTTCGCCCTTCTACGGCAGCTACACAAACTACGGGAACTTGAACGCGGCGCTGCAGGGCCAGGGGCTGCTTCGGTACAACTCGGCGGCTGCGGCCCCCGCAGAAGCGCTGCACGCCGCGCCAAAGGCCGCCAGCGACGCGGGCAAGGCGGGCGCGCACCCGCTCCCGGAGCCCCACTACCGGCCCCCGGGCGGCGGCTACGAGCCGAAGAAAG ATGCCAGCGAGGGCTGCACCGTGGTTGGTGGGGGCATCCAGCCCTACCTATAG